In Sparus aurata chromosome 3, fSpaAur1.1, whole genome shotgun sequence, the following are encoded in one genomic region:
- the LOC115578555 gene encoding vesicle-associated membrane protein 2-like isoform X2, translated as MSTPDAGAPGASEGDGGPAAPAPNLTSNRRLQQTQAQVDEVVDIMRVNVDKVLERDQKLSELDDRADALQAGASQFESSAAKLKNKYWWKNCKMMIMMAVIGIICVGVVFLYFFY; from the exons AT GTCGACTCCAGATGCAGGAGCTCCAGGGGCCTCGGAGGGCGACGGGGGCCCTGCGGCTCCGGCCCCGAACCTCACCAGCAACAGACGACTGCAGCAGACGCAGGCGCAGGTGGACGAG GTGGTCGACATCATGCGTGTGAACGTGGACAAAGTTCTGGAGAGAGACCAGAAGCTGTCGGAGCTGGACGACCGGGCCGACGCCCTGCAGGCCGGAGCCTCGCAGTTCGAGAGCAGCGCCGCAAAACTCAAGAACAAGTACTGGTGGAAAAACTGcaag ATGATGATCATGATGGCAGTTATAGGAATTATATGTGTTGGAGTTGTCTTCT tgtaTTTCTTCTACTGA
- the LOC115578555 gene encoding vesicle-associated membrane protein 2-like isoform X1, translated as MRSTPDAGAPGASEGDGGPAAPAPNLTSNRRLQQTQAQVDEVVDIMRVNVDKVLERDQKLSELDDRADALQAGASQFESSAAKLKNKYWWKNCKMMIMMAVIGIICVGVVFLYFFY; from the exons ATGag GTCGACTCCAGATGCAGGAGCTCCAGGGGCCTCGGAGGGCGACGGGGGCCCTGCGGCTCCGGCCCCGAACCTCACCAGCAACAGACGACTGCAGCAGACGCAGGCGCAGGTGGACGAG GTGGTCGACATCATGCGTGTGAACGTGGACAAAGTTCTGGAGAGAGACCAGAAGCTGTCGGAGCTGGACGACCGGGCCGACGCCCTGCAGGCCGGAGCCTCGCAGTTCGAGAGCAGCGCCGCAAAACTCAAGAACAAGTACTGGTGGAAAAACTGcaag ATGATGATCATGATGGCAGTTATAGGAATTATATGTGTTGGAGTTGTCTTCT tgtaTTTCTTCTACTGA